One window of the Nodosilinea sp. PGN35 genome contains the following:
- a CDS encoding protein-arginine deiminase family protein, whose protein sequence is MRHLLLPEKVGQLPGESPAECRHYDDVLVVGQPLHVALSDLAPAKAVTVSLTTQGEIDLYAESDQRVDTPALMPLQQCPSVVLLARTFSDRPQDRSLAIAFHDDSGAQLSQVCLTLTCLRICLDVDADRDGVVDEDNPHKGDWRWGAEGQGAILLVNTDRDHIHSDSHYTDIDQNRTLLRLKDSGLMIARRAGARDLPPGCEIYLSVSPDQAQRICIYDELNHLGNELIGPKQAQANLRCTDQDTLFFVQGISYPDIDFDGLIEITLSLLKDGETVYSDRVVFRVAPWMMTPNTLAPIDVFVSRLSEGKNEAFIEDLRKVVSQAGAQLDPVPVEFHNDDPWMRDEIEVGYTQAPGKMIHVIFDSPRDRGLDHLAKRQLISSRFGYVIRKSPHEATKLDSFGNLEVSPPVTVNGVTYPFGRLLFGGTRPEIMPNPRRKLKVLRDFFAAQKIQAPVELFSDWLSVGHIDEFMNFVAAPNPKGFKLLLACPNRCYEVLKELRDRGHGQTLLREGKHLGEKPAAISVAAVLDDEDLAAHNQRFQSYIDWNREVLKQELGLDEADIIDLPALFEDSDGRAKSFFPNMVNMLVLNQHLAIPKPFGPKVNDKCAFEACVEHLLNPLGLVCHFIDDWETYFRKGGEIHCGTNTSRQPYPQKWWEIEPVPPALSAH, encoded by the coding sequence ATGAGACATTTACTTCTGCCTGAAAAAGTTGGTCAACTACCGGGAGAGTCTCCCGCAGAGTGCAGGCACTATGACGATGTTTTGGTGGTGGGTCAGCCGCTGCACGTTGCCCTCAGCGATCTGGCTCCGGCAAAGGCGGTCACCGTCAGCCTCACAACCCAGGGGGAGATCGACCTTTATGCTGAGTCAGACCAGCGGGTGGATACCCCGGCGCTGATGCCGCTGCAGCAGTGCCCCAGCGTCGTGCTCCTGGCCAGAACCTTTAGCGATCGCCCCCAGGATCGCAGCCTGGCGATCGCGTTTCACGATGACAGCGGTGCTCAGCTCAGCCAGGTTTGCCTGACGTTGACCTGTCTGCGAATTTGCCTGGATGTGGACGCCGATCGCGACGGCGTGGTGGACGAGGATAACCCCCACAAGGGCGACTGGCGGTGGGGGGCGGAGGGGCAGGGGGCCATTTTGCTGGTCAATACCGATCGCGACCACATTCACTCGGACAGCCACTACACCGATATAGATCAGAATAGAACCCTGCTGAGGCTCAAGGATTCGGGCCTGATGATTGCCCGCCGGGCTGGGGCGCGTGACCTGCCGCCGGGCTGTGAAATTTACCTATCGGTGAGCCCAGACCAGGCCCAGCGCATCTGCATCTACGACGAGCTAAATCACCTTGGCAATGAGCTAATTGGCCCCAAACAGGCCCAGGCAAACCTTCGGTGTACCGATCAAGACACGCTCTTTTTTGTCCAGGGCATTAGCTACCCCGACATCGACTTTGATGGGTTGATTGAGATCACGCTGAGCCTGCTCAAGGATGGGGAAACTGTCTATAGCGATCGCGTGGTGTTTCGAGTCGCCCCCTGGATGATGACGCCCAACACCCTGGCACCGATTGACGTGTTTGTATCCCGCCTGTCGGAGGGCAAAAATGAAGCCTTCATTGAAGACCTGAGAAAAGTCGTCAGCCAGGCCGGTGCCCAGCTCGATCCGGTGCCCGTTGAGTTTCACAACGACGACCCCTGGATGCGGGATGAAATTGAGGTCGGCTACACCCAGGCACCGGGGAAAATGATTCACGTCATTTTTGACTCGCCCCGCGATCGCGGCCTGGACCACCTGGCCAAACGCCAGCTGATCAGCAGCCGGTTTGGCTACGTCATTCGCAAAAGCCCCCACGAAGCGACCAAGCTGGATTCCTTTGGCAACCTGGAAGTTTCGCCCCCCGTCACCGTCAACGGCGTCACCTACCCCTTTGGTCGGCTGCTGTTTGGGGGCACCCGTCCAGAAATCATGCCCAACCCCCGTCGCAAGCTGAAGGTTTTGCGCGACTTTTTCGCTGCCCAAAAAATCCAGGCTCCGGTGGAACTGTTCTCCGACTGGCTGAGCGTGGGGCACATTGACGAGTTTATGAACTTCGTCGCCGCCCCCAACCCGAAGGGGTTTAAGCTGCTGCTGGCCTGCCCAAATCGGTGCTATGAGGTATTGAAAGAACTGCGCGATCGGGGGCATGGTCAGACACTGCTGCGAGAGGGCAAGCACCTCGGCGAAAAGCCCGCTGCCATTAGCGTAGCAGCGGTGCTGGACGATGAAGACTTAGCCGCCCACAACCAGCGCTTTCAGTCCTACATCGACTGGAATCGCGAGGTGCTAAAGCAGGAACTAGGCCTGGACGAAGCGGATATCATCGACCTGCCAGCCCTATTTGAGGATAGCGATGGCCGCGCCAAATCCTTCTTCCCCAATATGGTCAATATGCTGGTGCTCAATCAACACCTGGCCATCCCGAAACCCTTTGGCCCCAAGGTGAACGATAAGTGTGCCTTCGAAGCCTGTGTAGAACATCTTCTCAACCCGCTGGGTTTGGTCTGCCACTTTATTGATGACTGGGAAACCTATTTCCGCAAGGGCGGCGAAATTCACTGCGGCACGAATACCAGTCGACAACCCTATCCGCAAAAGTGGTGGGAGATAGAACCGGTGCCCCCAGCACTGAGCGCGCACTGA